A DNA window from Sulfurimonas sp. contains the following coding sequences:
- a CDS encoding metal ABC transporter substrate-binding protein, with the protein MNLKNKILITAVAVFVSLIIFITPLNAKEPTQKPTVVASTFSLYDISKNIAGESAEVFMILPFGVDVHSYEPSPKEMIKISKSDLVLYSGAGLEPWIGGFKFKNRAVDISRYVELKKPNGEHEHHGDAKHKHNSVDPHYWQDLQNMIKATERIAEELAQLFPQNKSLYIKNRDNYINMLKNLDADYKKKLSVCKLDTIIVNHDAFSYLANRYGFHVEALSGLSPEAEPSPKNMIKLIAHVKEHKVGTVFFESFASDKAIKSIAKEANVKVDVLQPLGNITADEAKSGLSYEDIMRANLQKISQALECK; encoded by the coding sequence ATGAATTTAAAAAATAAAATTTTGATAACTGCAGTTGCGGTTTTTGTATCTTTAATAATATTTATTACTCCCTTAAACGCAAAAGAGCCGACTCAAAAGCCAACCGTTGTAGCTAGTACATTCTCTTTGTATGATATCTCAAAAAATATTGCAGGCGAGAGTGCGGAAGTTTTTATGATTCTTCCTTTTGGAGTAGATGTTCATAGTTATGAGCCGTCACCCAAAGAGATGATAAAAATATCAAAAAGCGATTTGGTTCTCTACAGCGGAGCAGGCTTAGAACCGTGGATAGGCGGATTTAAATTTAAAAATAGAGCCGTTGACATAAGCAGATATGTGGAGTTGAAAAAGCCCAACGGCGAACACGAACACCACGGAGATGCCAAGCATAAACATAATAGTGTCGACCCTCACTATTGGCAGGATTTGCAAAATATGATAAAAGCCACAGAGCGTATCGCAGAGGAACTTGCTCAACTGTTTCCGCAAAATAAAAGTTTGTATATAAAAAATAGAGATAATTATATAAATATGTTAAAAAATCTTGATGCAGATTATAAAAAGAAGCTCTCTGTTTGTAAACTTGATACTATTATAGTAAATCACGACGCTTTTTCATACCTTGCCAACAGATACGGTTTTCATGTCGAAGCTCTTAGCGGATTATCGCCTGAAGCGGAGCCAAGCCCAAAAAATATGATAAAACTCATTGCTCATGTAAAAGAGCATAAGGTCGGCACCGTTTTTTTTGAGAGTTTTGCAAGCGATAAAGCTATAAAAAGTATAGCAAAAGAGGCAAATGTAAAAGTAGATGTTCTTCAACCTCTTGGCAACATCACGGCTGATGAAGCAAAATCGGGACTAAGCTACGAAGATATTATGAGAGCAAATTTGCAAAAGATATCACAAGCACTTGAGTGTAAATGA